In Clostridia bacterium, the sequence GGAGTCGTAGTAGCCGCGGCGCACCGCGATCTCGGTGAAGCCGAAGCTCTCGTAAAGCTTCCGCGCCGCTTTGTTGGATTCGCGCACCTCGAGGAAGCAGACCGCCGCGCCGCGTTCACGGCAGGCGGCGAGGGAAGCGGCCAGCAGCGCCTTCGCGGCGCCGCGCCTGCGGAACTCCGGCAGGACGGCTACGTTCGCGACCGTCGCCTCGTCCGCGACCGCCATCGCGACCGCGTATCCGGCGAGCGCGCCGCTTTCGCGCGCGGCGAGGCAGACGTAGCCGCAGTCGAGCGCGGCGGTGAAGTCCTCCCGCGTCCAGGGGTGGGTGAAGCAGACGCGCTCGGCCTCGAGTATCGCGTCGATATCGTCCTTTGTGAAGGGTGTGATGGTGAGGTTTGAAGAACCGGTCATACGGACTGTCCCTCGCTTTGCCCGGGAGTGATATTGCGCCTGCGGCGCAGTGATATTATCGCTTCGCGACAGTGATATTATCGCTTCGCGACAGTGGTATTGCGCCTGCGGCGCAGTTGCGAAATGACGCAAAGCGTCATTTCGCCTCATACCACGTCTTTCCCGCGCCGACCTCGGCGATCAGCGGCACGGCGCATTTATAGGCGTTTTCCATTTCCTCTTTGAGAAGCTTGCCGACGGCGTCGGCCTCCGCCTCGGGCGCCTCGACTATGAGCTCGTCGTGCACCTGGAGTATCAGCCGCGCCTTGAAGCCGCCTTCGCGGAGCTTCTTCGCGGTGTTGACCATCGCGAGCTTGATGACGTCGGCGGCGGTGCCCTGAACGGGCATATTCATCGCCACGCGCTCCTCGAAGTTGCGCATGACGGCGTTGGTGCCGTTGATTCCCTCCAGCCGTCTGCGGCGGCCGAGGGCGGTGCGGGCGTAGCCGCTCTCCTTCGCGGAGGCGACGCTCGCGTCCAGCCACTCGCGCACCTTCGGGTAGGTGGCGAAGTAGTTCTCGATATATTTCTTCGCGTCATAGACGCTTATTTTGAGGTCTTTTGACAGCGTGAACGCGCCCATTCCGTAGACGATGCCGAAGTTTATCGCTTTCGCGCGGCCGCGTATCTCGGGTGTTACCATATCGGCGGGGAGGCCGAAGACGCGGGCGGCGGTCTCGCGGTGGAAGTCGTTGCCGGAGAGGAAGGCGGCGATCATGTTTTCGTCGCCGGAGAGGGCTGCGAGCAGGCGCAGCTCGATCTGCGAGTAGTCGGCGTCGACGAGCACGCAGCCGTCCGCGGCGCGGAAGAAGCGGCGCATATTGCTGCCCAGCTCGGTGCGGACGGGGATGTTCTGCAGGTTCGGCTCGCGCGAGGAAATGCGCCCCGTGCGCGTTTCGGTCTGCAGGAAAGTGGTGTGCACGCGCCCGTCCTCGCCGGCGGCTTCGGAAAGGCCGTTTACGTAGGTGCTGACGAGCTTCGTCAGCGTGCGGTATTCGAGCACGAGGTCGACTATCTCGCTTTCGCCGCGCAGCTTGCCGAGCGTTTCGGCGTCGGTGGACCAGCCGGTCTTCGTCTTCTTTCCGCCGCGCAGGCCGAGCTTGTTGAAGAGCACGTCGCCGAGCTGCTTCGGGGAGTTGACGTTGAATTCACAGCCGGCGAGGCGGTATATCTCCGCCTGTATCGCCTCCGCGCGCGCGGAAAGCTCCGCGCCGAAGGCCTTCAGCCCCGCGACGTCGACGGTGAAGCCGGCGCGCTCCATATCGGTCAGCACGCGGGCGAGCGGAAGCTCCATATCGCGCATCAGCGCGGTCATGCCGTCGGCTTCAAGCTCGGCGGCCTCGGCGTCGCAGACGGCGGGGAGCAGGGAGGCGGCGGCCGCGGAGTCCTCCTT encodes:
- the rimI gene encoding ribosomal protein S18-alanine N-acetyltransferase gives rise to the protein MTGSSNLTITPFTKDDIDAILEAERVCFTHPWTREDFTAALDCGYVCLAARESGALAGYAVAMAVADEATVANVAVLPEFRRRGAAKALLAASLAACRERGAAVCFLEVRESNKAARKLYESFGFTEIAVRRGYYDSPVEDAVIMKKELSE
- a CDS encoding DNA polymerase I — encoded protein: MKTLLIDGNSLLNRAFYGIRPLSTKDGVPTNGVFGFMNILFKLLADVAPERACVAFDLKQPTFRHKMYAEYKAGRHPTPDELLAQFPVLKELLDAYGIPRREVPGYEADDIIGTLADKLGGEVFIATGDRDSFQLVSGRVTVLLAGAKVAGGETMRCDPAKINELYGVEPKQLRDVKGLMGDSSDNIPGVKGVGEKTACDLIRRYSDLEGVYANIDEQKGALREKLERDRDVAFMSRELGTICLEAPVEYDPDAYLIKPYDPATLAAALKKYELEKFIDKLGLQNAAPAEAAPAAPAPEAEEADAGAFAAALAARESADVYLDFTAGEAALCGGTPLICRDLDGAVRALSAYSGRLRVNDYKRLCRACAELSLPAPRAEFCAAIGGYLLRPDRSDYSVFALARLLGLPRAAKEDSAAAASLLPAVCDAEAAELEADGMTALMRDMELPLARVLTDMERAGFTVDVAGLKAFGAELSARAEAIQAEIYRLAGCEFNVNSPKQLGDVLFNKLGLRGGKKTKTGWSTDAETLGKLRGESEIVDLVLEYRTLTKLVSTYVNGLSEAAGEDGRVHTTFLQTETRTGRISSREPNLQNIPVRTELGSNMRRFFRAADGCVLVDADYSQIELRLLAALSGDENMIAAFLSGNDFHRETAARVFGLPADMVTPEIRGRAKAINFGIVYGMGAFTLSKDLKISVYDAKKYIENYFATYPKVREWLDASVASAKESGYARTALGRRRRLEGINGTNAVMRNFEERVAMNMPVQGTAADVIKLAMVNTAKKLREGGFKARLILQVHDELIVEAPEAEADAVGKLLKEEMENAYKCAVPLIAEVGAGKTWYEAK